In Benincasa hispida cultivar B227 chromosome 8, ASM972705v1, whole genome shotgun sequence, the sequence gttctcattttttttagatcgagagagagaaaaggatGGCGAATAGCCTCTTCTCTCTCGTAATATTGGTTAGCTTCCTCTTTCTCGGCTGCAGCTATGGGCAGTCGCCGGCGGAAGCCCCGGGGCCGCCGCCGCCGAtgaatatcacaaaaatattgGAAAAGGGTGGCCAATTTAATATTCTAATAAGGCTTTTGAAGAGCACTCAAGTTGCGAACCAAATCGACACTCAGCTCAATGACTCCAATTCTGAACTCACCATTTTTGCTCCAACTGATAATGCTTTCTCCAACCTTCAATCTGGTACcatcttttttatatatttcatttttttcccaatATTTAAGAATATTTATCGTCATTTCATTATCATTCTTTAATATCGAATTTGTTCGATCTTACTGTCTTTATTCTTAAATGTCtaatatttattgtttattgttatattttttttcaaaaactttttttaatctaccaggtattttcattataaattttgaagatattttcatatattggactaaaattgaacaaactctaAGGAGTTGTTTTGTAGCACAGCACACTTCAACCATACAATAGGAAAAACTCAAAAATGttggaaaagaataaaagaatagtTGGTGGTGTGGCAAACTTGAGTgtgtcattaaaaaaaatggtgtgCAACCCAAAATAcactttaattattttttttaatattattttacacttaaaaatatttaattacttTTTGTCAAggcactaaaaaaaaaaaaaaaaaaaaaaatcttttatccTTATTCAAATATTGCTTTTGAGAGGAGAGTCTTTTAGATGTTACAAAAGTATTTCTAAACTTATTGAAAAGCACATTACAACATGATACATTGATCTCCATTAATTATAGGGCAACCACAACAATATGTCTATTTATGCCGTATTTtttgtcaaattttattaaaaatagagTAAGAAAGatctagaaaaatattttttaatttggtaataatttagtctcttgATTTGAATGAATAATGATTAGTCCCGTGCGATACTTTATAATGGAATGATTTAGCCCATATCGTGaaaatttcatcaaaatgaagtattaatttttaatataaaattaaccGATTTGGtgtttatagtttataaataaatttgattgattGCTCAGTTAGTTTCACTACACATTGTACgatattttattaaatcatactaatatttttttattataggactaaattgttagatttatatatggactaaaatcattatttattaagtTACAGgattaaaatgttacaaattatATGAACTAATCATTACCAACTAAAGTTCAACGAAATTTAACAATTTATATATGGACtaaaatcattatttattaagtTACAGGgattaaaatgttacaaattatATGAACTAAATCATTACCAACTAAAGTTCAACGAAATTTAATTTCAACTCGCAAAATCTATTGACGATAAACCATATTTCTAATAGAAGTCTACCCAGCGATATAGTCGatcactaatagaagtctatcagtgatagagtctaaaattattagtttttgctatatttgcaattctgTAAAAAAAGTTGTTATTCACTTAATTATTACCCCTAAAAGATCTACCAaccaaacatgtttttttttaaccgAAATTTAACTCTCATCGATATTTGTTATAGATAATTATTAGTTGATGTAATGTAGTTAAGAACTAATTTAGAGAATTTAGAGTTTTGTAAAgcttaaaaatatttgtatgtTCCATTAATACAAAACAGGCACACTCAACTCCCTCAATGACCAAGAAAAAGTAGAGCTTCTCCAATTCCACATGATCCCTACTTTCTTGTCTCTGTCAAACTTCCAAACTATCAGCAATCCGGTGAGAACTCAGGCCGGCGACGCCTATGAGTTCCCTCTCAATGTCACCACCTCCGGCAACTCCGTCAACGTCTCCTCGGGCCTCGTCAACACTTCCATCTCCGGCACTGTCTACACCGACAACCAGCTCGCGGTCTATCAGATCGACTCCGTCCTCAAGCCAATCGGCGTCTTCCAGCCTCGCCCCCCACCCCCAGCTCCTGCGCCGGAGAAGTCCAAGAAGAAGGCCAAAGCCATTTCTGAGAGCCCCAAGAATTCAGCCGATGACAACTCCTCCGCTGTGCCTCTCGCCGGGATGTCGTCGGTCTTCTCCACCAGAGCTGCGGTGGTCGTCGGAATAATGTTGGTGTGGATAAATTCTTGACCTAATTTGCTTGGCTGTTTTCTTGGAGAAGTTTCATCTATTGTCTTTGATATTGGTTTTATTTTTGTGTATTATAAATtgatgttggattgtgttgctTTGTTTTAGGGTAttgttgttgattttgtttctgttttttttttttaatctaaagtttgtgttaaatttatttgaagAATATTATCTCATGTTCTGAGAAAAAgtgtataatatttttatattaaaaagattTTGTTAGCAAATTTTCAATTGGATCAATTCCATCAATCCTACAAAATTGCTTGCAAAATAATTTGCAATTATAATTCCATGATATATTGCATGAAGAGTGGTTTCTttcgaaaaaaaatatattttttagaaaaagaaaagtttccTACAACTTTATATATTTCCTTTgatcacaaaaaaaatatttttttaaatatattttcttaaaaaataaaaaaaattatcacatgATAACTTGTGATTGAACATTTGAataagttgtacaaaagaaacTGCAACCaaatatttcttaataaaatatattcagggagacttttgttttttattttttgtttttttgtttctgattttttttcacttttttctcATATCTAAAAACtgaaagatatatatatatatatatatatatatatatatatttgtgttaaaagaagattaaatgtttgagaaaaataaagaaagaagaagatgatgggGTTAAATATAGGGTCACATAATAACTTTGACCAAAGAAAATCTCTCTCAATGATTATTACCATATATAGAGACGATTAAAAGCATTGGGAAGCCCATGTGAACATAATTTACATATGTTatgtaactatttgatttttagatttttgtttttgaaaagttttcatGTTTGataatttactttttatttatatttttaaaaattaaattaagtttcgaaaataaaaagaaattactttttcataaagtttttttttttttttttttcaaaatttagcatATAAATTCaaacagaaaactaaaaaaacaatgTTATCAAACAAGGCTTCCGTTCTAAAAAAACACAAATGATTATTTCAAATGTTGACGGTCCAATTTTATCTCTGCAAATATTGAAATAAAGGATGatgattaaaatatcatttttagcCATAAATATTGGTCCCATTCTATTTTAACCTATATATTCttaattgttcaattttaatccttGTATTTTGGAAAATCTTAAAACTAATTactatactttcaataaatataaaaattaatttttgttcaaattATAGTCTATAGAAAAAGTATTACgtgaatatattttcataatttataaaGAGAAGGTTAACATagactaaatatttaaaaaatattaaaaacaaactaTGTGCAAAGACTTTTAAGAGTTACTGAGAGTAGGGACGATTTGAAATTACATAAACCAAAAcgattctaaaagaaaaaaacaatattttaacagaaaaaattataaatatttacaaaagataaaacaaCACTTTTAAGAGGAAGCATTAAAACGTGGGAGTGTCGTGTGATGAAAGTAAAATGATTTGAATGCTTACCATCCTAAAAGTTACATACCAACCAAAAATGAAATGATAAAGTTCTAACTTAATGTGTTGTTCAAAGTGGTAATTTCAATACCATTTTATCTacgttttaattttgaatcaactTTTTTTCTCATTGAAAAAGAATaccaaaatatttgatattgatagataagaaatatattatttagatgTCTTAAATCTATTGTCTCACATCTAGAAGGAATATGAAAGACAAAAATTCCTAAAtctaaaaagaatttgaaatggatttatatatttaaagggTATAAAATGAGTTCCAAGTAGAATAAAATATATCGATGAGTTACATTATCTTTGTACATATTATGTACTTTGCTCTCCTCAAAGATAATAAAACTCtcaattgatataatatatatacttcATTAACCACTTCAAGAGATCAGTCTTAAGAAGATCGTTGCTTATTGTTGTTACACTAGTACAAAACTGGGATATAATGTCGGTATAAAATTGATATTATAGGGGTATAAATGTTGGTTAAAAACTGACATGGAAGATCATGCTATAAAAAGTCTTCAATGTCGGTATTAAATCAACATTATAGATGACTGAGATTTCGATGCTAGTTATCTTCAATATCAGTTTctaattgatatttaatattgTCTTCAATGTTGGTTTCTAACCAACATTGAACATCATCTTCAACATTAGATTTTGACCTGCTTTTTGTCAGTAGTTGTCTGATATGAAAGGTGATCCATCCCATATGTTTTTTAATGCACCATGTTTTAAAATAtccaatttatttttaatgttggTAAGAGAATTTAAAAAATGCCAGTAAGTGTCCCATTTTGGTGTCAAAAAATGGCCGTCATCACATTTTATTatagatataaaaaaatttatttgcgGTAATGCGTGCCTACTATAATGCATGTTTgttgttatgtatgttaattcaacaatatttttcttccaCCGATAAATGCACAAAACCCAACCTAAAATATAACAATAGATACAACTATACACCCTAAcacaaaactaaatacaaagACCTAAAATACAATAACAACACATTTCTATAGAACTACAATTAAAAACATCATATCCAATACTTCTAGGACCCCTAACCTCTCCAAAAACTACAATAAAAAAATACCAAGCACTTCTATAATATTGATAATCATTTGACCATCCACAAACAATAATTATTACTTCTATTCTATGAGTACTTACACCAAATACCCATAAACAAAGAAACCGTACACGAATCTTCCAACAAAACTTGCCTATTCTACTCAAAATTCTTGCTTATATACATTATGCAATAACTAAGGTTTGTGTAAAACTACAATCAAGTACACACCATCCAACACTTCTATATCACATGTAGGACCGTCCGCCCCTCCAAAAACTACAATAAGAAATACCAAGCACTTCTGTGATATAGATAATAATTCGTCCATCCACAAAGAACAATTAGTACTTCTGATACATTCTATATATACTTACCAAATATACATAAACAAATAAACCATACATAGTTCTTCCAAAAAAACTTGCCTATTCTACTCAAAACATGTCAAGCACATCATCCAACACTTCTATATCATATATGGGACCGCCCGTCCCCAAAAACCTACAATCAAAAATACCAAGCACTCGTATATGTATGGACAACCACTTTTCCTTCATAAAATACaatcaatatataaattaactTCCAGTATATTGATAAACTAgtatttacattctattgagataaaaaaaaaaaaaaaccataagtTAAGCCTTACACAAATCGTCCAATAAAACTTGCCCATTGTGTTCTAATTTCATCGACCTCTTCTTGtttatatgcatttttttttattgaactacgaagagaaagaaagaaaaacacaacataagtttagataatttattataaaaagtaaataatttaTGTACAAGGCTAGTAATGGGAATACTAGACTTATGCACTATTTTGCACATAAATTTTTGGACATAGTATCCGCACTTTATAAAATCTAATTGATGGGCGCACTGCatataaagaaattgaaaacaagttattattatgtttcaatgaaaataatttgttaAGTATCAATGCAATTTACTTTTATGGTTTCTAttttggattagactgatagtGTTGGAGATCATATTTAgcttgccatgttttcaatcctctaaatagtttaaaacattaaaataacataaatactTGAATTAATAACTAAGAAAATTCAATACACTTACACATTTATAACTTCATGCATGTCTTCTCGGATCTTGCTTCGAAGAGAGTTCAAAACATAACACAGTTTTCTCgaagattgattacaatcaatatctAAACATAACAATAGTAAGCAATATTCTAATATTAGTATGCATTGaatgcaaattaaaaataactaaagaaATTGTAATTTACTTACCCTATGTTATATGGAATGAGAACTAATTGTCCCAAATTAGCCATTTCTAATTGGTTGGATAAATTTCTAGATCGGGATTTGGAGACTTTACATGagattatatttttgtttggtcaaatatatatatatatatatatataaaggttaTCTCATGGTCACATTCATCCTAAAGATacttaaataaaacaaaagttattattaaaacataaaaaaaaaatacataaagattatgaatcaaaatgaGTAATAGATGTTATATACTTATACGATGAATGTGAGTACACACATGTAACCAATTTTAATCATCCCAAAATAATGCATTAGGTCATCACAacctaaataaacaaatttatcctTTCTAAATATGCGCTCATTTAAATTGATGTGAATCATGTCTACGTCTTTGTTGTTTATGTCATATCTATTCAAAAGCTTTATGGGGTCGTTGGTGTCTGTATATTTGGAGGAATACATAAATACTCTTAACTATGAAATGCTCCTTCCACAATAAAAGTTACATATTCAAAGTAACAAAAGTCACCCATTGCTTGATTTAAAAAACTCATAGAGTGAAAACGAGACACACTTTTTTCTCCTCATTCATAATTACAAATTGTTGAGGCCATGTTACAAAGTCACCCATGGCTTGATTTAAAGTCTCTATTTTTCTCTTCATTATAATTGGTATTGTCAAATCTACTCTCGTGATAATGTCTATCAATACTTTAATAGTTGGACATTCAATGTCATCATCAAATATTGTGGCTATTGCAACAATGTTATCTACAGATCCTACAGCCAAGTGGCATGGTGTTcccttaacaaatttaaaagaataaatgtGATGCATAGTTAAGCACATTATGGTTAAAATTTCAAGGTCACAACAACTACAATTACCTCCAATTTTTTTAAGCCACTTTGCTAATATCTTCTTTTTCAGATACACATAGTGTGACACTTCTAACAGACAATCTAGGTTAATGAGATTATTTGCTATGAGTCTGTTGGGATAATTTAGAGacaagttttgttttgttttgtttttatcatttaaggacggatgggtttgaacatgaaatcatgcaTTAGACATAACTGATGCGTTTGCTCCCATGCGTCGGAGGTTATGTGTCGCaatgatgatgcgttaatcttagcatgcaatgatcacgcgttcctatcacaagttttcttacgcttggccaagtataacataaacgcaagtttcttgggtaatccgaggtcgaacacggggacatgtcactcaataatatttgtgaagtgatacgtttgaggcgatgaataagaataaaaataaagtaaagaatgtttaaatgttttacacactactccttcttctaactaaacagattgagcaatagaagacttgcaataagaataagtagagacacaacaaccaataatgcatagtaatgtttactatcttaaattgCCCTACTAAGCCCAGCTCGTTGTACTAAAGCATCACActtctcggtggtcagccgcttGATTATATCtttatagtgcatggttgcgttgagcataagattgtgcctatctctaggaacaatcaaaccttgcttagtgcgttccatcccttaccttctcaggcagttagccGCCTCTACTTAACTTATAGATAAGCAATGCAGcatcccatagacaggcgtgccacagcctttcaccaag encodes:
- the LOC120083418 gene encoding fasciclin-like arabinogalactan protein 12, with protein sequence MANSLFSLVILVSFLFLGCSYGQSPAEAPGPPPPMNITKILEKGGQFNILIRLLKSTQVANQIDTQLNDSNSELTIFAPTDNAFSNLQSGTLNSLNDQEKVELLQFHMIPTFLSLSNFQTISNPVRTQAGDAYEFPLNVTTSGNSVNVSSGLVNTSISGTVYTDNQLAVYQIDSVLKPIGVFQPRPPPPAPAPEKSKKKAKAISESPKNSADDNSSAVPLAGMSSVFSTRAAVVVGIMLVWINS